A stretch of DNA from Acanthochromis polyacanthus isolate Apoly-LR-REF ecotype Palm Island chromosome 21, KAUST_Apoly_ChrSc, whole genome shotgun sequence:
cttttaattttgttttgtttgaaaccTTTTTTTATACTAAGGATTATAATGTAAGTGATGAACTTACTGCTACCCCCTGAAAGAATAAAAACCACAGCTGCAACCCATTTCAGTAACCAATTCTTTAGGTtgattaatattcatgtacgtctcattaatatttatgataagggaaagtgccgtatccgtaggccacaggctacgggtacgggtccgtatctgtagacactaccaattcTTTATACTTGAAATTGTTTCAAATGTTTTCCCTGTGGCATCATTGCACACCAGAGGTCTTGTCTATTGTAAAAATGGGTGTGAGTGGTCCTTTTGTCTCGtggttgaaaatgtttcttggGAACAAGAAGATAAGTTGGTGGTCTGTGGGTTCACAAGACGTATCGTATGGTCCACGCCAACAAAAGGTAGAACAGGTAATTCTCTCGAGACGTGAATGCTAACATACTTAGTTCATCCTTTCTGTCACGGcagcttattttttttctgtctgactgtgTGTACCACAGACAGGGGGTCATTTAGAGCATTTCTACACAATGCTGAGGTAAATAATATTGCATGGGAACAAGGCATTTCGAAAACGTGAGCCACTGCCTCGCATGCTGTTCCAGCACAGTTTGTACAAGGTTTTATACACAGAAGAACAGAAAGGCATTATTGTGtaaatgaaaactaaaacatAGCCCCAACATTTAGCAAACTAGAATAAACATGCAGGGTTTTTGTCAGTGAGACctatgtttctgttttatattttctgtactGATTTGATGTAATGATTTAAAGCACAAATGCAAACCTACAGTATTCTGCGGCACTTCAAATGAACTTAACTTTGGACAAAAAGTAGTTTTGGCAACTCTTTATGGTTTTTTTGGCTCATGTTAATTTTTGCATTGTGTACATAGCAGCCCAAATTACAACAGATGATCTCTGATCTCTTTAATATCGCCTGTACAGAGACATTACTAAAGAGGTTACAAAACATGCAATGAGGGTAATTCTTCCCAGTCTTTTCTTGCTTCTGCTTTGGATTTCTGTTGGCTTTGACACTCTATTGTCTGGTTTGTGTTATAAGTTCTGGGAGtgtcctgttttcctttcataACCAGAGCTGTGATAAATAGCCGTTTTGGACTCGGCAGCAAAGATCTCATTTTGGAGTGCAGAGAACTGGACAGTGTGCCATGATGTAAGTACAGTTTCCTTTTTTCAGATGAAGagatagaaaaaaatcaattggcATTTACAAACAAGCTTGTTACTTTGTGTTGAATGAAAACACTCTGCATGTTTGTCTCAGGATTGCTCTTGCAGGGCTTGTTGGATTTCTGCTGATCCTCACAGCTGACGCCAGAGTTGGGTAAGAAATCCTAATTATTGCTGATATGCCTCCTAACATCTGCAGTAGGATGATTTATAAAACAATATTTCCTCTCTAACTTCACAGAAACTCTTCACAGTCTGAGTTCTGTACTGAGACAGAGCAGTGTCTGCTGTATGATCTGATTTGTGAGAACAACTACGAAGTAAGTGTCTCTGAGCGAGACAGAAACCTTTTCACATGTCTACTtcacaaaactttaaaacaaagtCACTGCAATTTGTTCATATCTTTCAGGTGCGTCACTACGATTCTGTGAAATGGGTTTCAACCAACGTAGACCATCTTTTCATGGATTTGGCAATGATGAAAGCATTCAGGAGACTCTTTAATTACATAATGGGTGAAAATGAAGCAGGtacatatatgttttttttttttttaaaaaaacaagaacaaacatGTAGAAAATGAGCATGAATAAAGGCAGAAATTACTATTTGAATGCAGCATATACAGTAGCGGCACATTAATGAAAACAATTAATGGTGGCGataaaaattctgaccatcttaATGCTCATTCCATTAATGAAGGGCTGTTTTTCAAAACCTGTTTTCCAAACCTCTGTTTAATCATGTGGTCTAGCTAAATTTAAAACATGCTTTGAGCCAAGATGGTAATAACTGGATTTAgctgtgatcataaaacaaagacagtcttatttggttatttttattGGCTGCATTAAATCAGAAAAGTGACGTGCATTTTCTCATGTTGTTTCATGTGCGTACTGTCTTAATGTTTGCCCTCAGGCATAAAAATTCAAATGACTGCTCCCGTTGTTATGAGAGTTCCTGACAAGAAGATGCTTTTCGAAAGGAGTAATTACACAGTGAGTTTCTTGCTGCCAGCTGAACATCAAACGAATCCTCCCAGTCCTACTGATGATGatgtaagctttttttttaaacacactttAAACCTTCACTTTTGTCATAATTGCAATGATCCTGTTTGAATGTATTGTTTAAAGTCTGTTGAAAGTTGTGATAAATAATGAAACTTTGCTTAAATGCAGGTGTTCATCAATGACACTCCAGATATGAAAGTGTATGTACTGAGCTACGGAGGATGGATGATGAGCTGGACTGACCAAGTGAAGACAAAGGAACTGATTGGAATGCTTGACAAACATCAGGCAAAATACGTGCAAGGATTCCATTACGCTGCTGGGTACAACAGGTAAGCTAATCCTAagtatttaaagaaaaacccatatgaaaactatgaaaaaaatgccaaaatttgatgatatttttttattctcgtgtgtgtgtgtgtgtgtgtgtgtcttgcagTCCCATGAAGCTGCTCAACAGGCACAACGAGGTGTGGGTACTTGTTGAGGGTGACCCTGTGTGCAAATGAAATCCTCTCCTTTCTCTTGAACGTCATGAGTCCTGTGCAACGACAGCTTACTGCAGACTGCGCATACGGAGACATTTTGTAGCTGAACATTACTTCTAGTCATGTGTCACATAATTAACCTGTCAGTGAGAGCACAGATTTTAAAAACGTACATGAATAGAATGCACTGTGTCTTGTGGTGATGGTTTTATATTAGCTTGTTTGGTGCCTTTCTTTGATATTCAATAAAGTTTCTTCTTTGCAGTCATTCTTCTGTTGTTCTTTAGAATCAGTCTGCCTTTATGGATCTATTCTAAACCAAATGGCTTAACAAACCTGCGAAAGAAAACCTCACCTCAAGTGAGGAGAGTTTCACTCTATTCCACCAGATGGCGCTGCAAAAAGGCCATTGCTTCCAGGATTCCACACACCACCTTCAAGCTTTTCATTTCATGAATACTTTCATGCATTTCATGAAGATTTGACCTCTGCATAAAAGGGCCATTGGCAAGTGTGAAGCTAAACATGCTGGTTAGTACAGCAAAGAGACCTCTTTATTTATGAATGTCACAATCCATTTCCAAGCTAATGTCAGTGTGTCATGACCCTTGAACTGCCTTACGGCTGTGATGTAACTATGAGCTTCACCAAAGCAGCCTGCTGTCATTTCAGGTGTTCCTTATCACCTCAAACACTGGCTCCAAATGTGTGGTAATATATTCATAGTATGTGGTTtagtcttgtgtttcttggtgtttcttttctttttgtttttatttcagagtGATCCATTGAAGTGGATTTTATTCATAGATTCATTActttttactttcacttcacCGCATTACTCAAGGAGCGATGAACCTTTACATGACAGATTTGCAACATTTTACATAAACAAGACAATGATatgttcaaaaaatatataaaacattaTTACAGATTTAATCAGTCCCTCTCAAACCTGTTGGCCTGTTACCCTGAACTAAAAAGAAGAGTCTAATTGAGGCCACTTATTATTAACTATATTAACAGCTACTAGcctttaaaataaacacagattAAATGAAGTCAACTCTCACATggtttcatgaaaataatcattcaaaattatccaatatttcaataaaaaagaAGAGATTAGAAAGTTGACTCCACATTTATGTGGGTAAACCTTTTTCTTTGGATGGGATTGTCCATAAGTTTGACAACCATTGCACTAAACTATCAAAATGGatgtaaaatgattaaaactagCTCCACCTCAGCCAGCAACAAGAAATTCCACAGACACATTGCTCCATTAGCATGAACTCTGTTGTACAGGCATAAATCATTCACAGAGGCCAGTTTTTGGCTGTGGACCGAGTTCATTCAATACCTCCGTTCAATTTTGCTGATCACAATAAAGTATTGTTGTTGAATTAGTATTTCGACTCAAGGTGAAGGAGAAGATTCTTCTATGACACTGAGtattttgtcattgtttcaATTTTAACTTTGGATCTATGAACCTTTCCTACTGCTCCATAAAAGCAAGACATCAAAGCACAGGAATAATGCAGGAATTAGCATATGGAATCTGATCGTCTGTAGTTGTGACAGCGACTAACACTTCAGTTGACTCTTATCTTATCAGCCGGCCAGGAGGGCTCAGTGATACTGACGTGACTTCACTATGTAGGATTCCAGCAGGTGGCTATCTGACCGTCTCCCATGGAGGGTCTGGTTGGTTCACTGGCTTGCCTGCTGACAGACTGAGTGGGTAGGAGTGCCAGTCAGGAGAGGTTTTATGACACTCGCTGGAGATCAAAGTTCACTTGTGGGCCTCAAAGAACCATCAGTCCGCTGTTTTGCCTGGCCGCTTGTCAGCCTTTCTCTGGCTCTCATGCGAGGTCTGTCTGGTCTCCTGATCTCTGCGACAATGAAGATCAGGCTGGAATGACTGTGGAACTCTGACCAAAATGGACCTACCTAATTATcacccacagcagtcccagccTCTTGTCCACCAACCTGTTAACTATCCAGACGATGTGTTAACTTTGGAAGGATCATCAACATGTGAGTATTACATACAAGTGCACTATGCTGGACAGAGCCTATATAGGCAGACATCAGAAGATATTCCTTCTAAATTGTACAGTCCCATAGTGGTATCTCTGTTTTAATGGCTGTGTTTTGAAATTTTAAGAAGGCTATAACAATGTTTTCAAATATATGTCATGCATTGGTGCAATAAGCAGACAAGTCACCTCTAATTGAAAGTCCTTATTTACAGTAATAAAAGTTTAATAGCGGCTCTCCATTGTGCCACAATTTTTCATGTGGGagactgattttaaaaattacataagGGTCATACCTGTGATCATAGTCGCGCGAATCAAGCTTAGTGATAAGACTGTCTGCAACAGAGGAATGGCCCTACTTGCTGCTCTTTCAACAGCTGAGCAATAAACCTTATTGGATGACATATTTACATGTTGGCAACATGGCACTCTCTCTTCAACCAAGTGGGCTTTGACATGTTTTAATTTCAGTCTGACTGTCGGTTATCATTCCTGGTACAAACCTGGAATGCTGTGTGCATCACTGTTTGCAATGATGTCAAACTTTCGCTCATCATTCCCAACACACGAGTGCACAATATTTGATACCTAAAGTCCATTCACTTTCACCTGTACCTTGGCACATCAGCACACTCATCTCCACTTAACATTCAGCATTTGTTGTCTCCACTTGTTCCTCATTGCTGTCGCACTTTCAGGAGCTGACGTTTGTTTCCTGACCTAAATGTGACATGTGTGATGCTCCTTTAATGCCACCGGTGTCATTCTCCAGCTCAGGAGTCGAAGACGGAGGCGGACAGTAGGCCAGAGCCAGAAGAGAGCTGCCCTGTCTGTGGAGACAAAGTGTCAGGATACCACTATGGACTGCTCACCTGTGAGAGTTGCAAGGTGAGCAGTGCGTCTCAGTTCACCAAATAGCCACACAGTTAGTTAATGCACAGCTAGGTTATATGCATTTTGTATTCACACtattattcaaaagtttggggtcaattagaaatgtgcctatttttgaaagaaaagcttttttttaaatgaatgtaacattaaattaatcagaaatacagtctagacattgctaacgtggtaaatgactattctagcctgatatagctgatttttaatggaatatctccataggagtacagaggaacatttccagcaaccatccctcctgtgttctaatgctacattgtgttagctagtggtgttgaaaggctaattgatgattagaaaacttttatgcaattatattagcacatgaataaaaatgtgagttttcatagaaaacttgaaattgtctggttgaccccaaacttttgaactgtagtgtagcTATATGTCACTGCAATGCTGCATTTGATATTGTCAGCTCTTATGTTCTCATTCCAATGAATGAAGCAGCAGGCTTACAAcgcctctctttttctctctgcagggCTTCTTCAAACGCTCAGTGCAGAATAACAAGCATTACACCTGTTCAGAACAACAAAGCTGCCCCATGAACCTTTCCCAGAGAAAGCGTTGCCCATCGTGCCGCTTCCAGAAGTGTTTGGCAGTGGGCATGAAGAAAGAAGGTGCAGTAGATTGCAGTCACCCAAAGCTTACACCCATATGCTCCTGTCTTTGTTCTTATGTTGTGCCCCATTGCACCATGATTTGTGTTCCACTGACATGCATGTTCTTTTCTCTTGTATGGCTTATCTAAGGAATCATAAGCCAGTGTTGTAAAGACCCAGATTACTTATGATAACTGTGATGTGGAGCCCTCAAAATGTAGGGGGCATGTTAtcagttttataaaataaattacCCAGCCAGTGTTTGGAATCTCGTTGTAAAAGCCTTTAAAGTGTTCTTTTATGTTCTGTTATCAGCTGTAAGAGCCGATCGCATGAGAGGTGGCAGGAACAAATTTGGCCCTCTGTACCGGCGGGACAGACAGATGAAACAGCAAAAGGTTTATCACCAGCCAAACACTGCTCCCTACAGGATTAAGATGGAAACTACACAAACATATTGCCCCCAAGCACTAAATGACCCTCACCTAGTAAGCAGTCACACAAGTGATCCGTTGTCTTCTGACGCGTTTCATCAGTCCCATTTATACCCCTCTGGCATGGGGCATTCAGGTGAACCCCTGCCTTTGGACTGCACCATGAACACAGACAGAGTGCTCACTCCTCCATCCTTGCCTTACCCTGGACTGTACCACTGCACCTTCCCCGGATACCCACAGGATAAAGGAGAAATGCCTTTTAGCTGCAGCCAAGCTCCCACAAACTATCCATCGCGTTCAATCCTCCATAGTTCATTCACACCAAGAAGCACGCCAGCGTCATCCCCCTGCTCAGCATCAAGCTCATCCATCCTGTTCTCCCAGGCTCCCACCACAACCCAAACCGACCCGTCTTCAGCTACTCATACGCTCGACTTCCTAAGCCAACTCCTGGAGGGGGAGCCGGATGAGGCCCAGCTGTGTGCCAAAGTCTTGGCCagtctgcagagagaacagGCCAGTCGAGGCAAACACGATCGCCTGAATACATTCAGCATCATGTGCAAAATGGCAGACCAGACTCTGTTTGGGCTTGTGGAGTGGGCTAGGAACAGTGCACTCTTCAAGGAGCTCAAGGTGGTGAATCATGAAATCATTTGACACAGTGCtatataaaacattttgcagCAGTGGAATTACTCTTTGCAATGTGTTGGAGATGAATGGTCATAACCCCTAATTTGTAACTACATCGGATCAACTGTGTACATGTCTAACAGGTGGAGGACCAGATGGTGCTGCTGCAGAGCTGTTGGAGTGAGTTGCTGGTCCTGGATCACCTCTGTAGACAAGTGGCCTTTGGCAAGGAGGGCTGCATATATCTGGTCACAGGGCAACAGGTAAAGTATAACAATTCCCGCATGTAATACTGCATTCTTAAGTCATCACAAATGTCTTTGAATTGCAGTCACACATTTAAAGTTAGCTATGATCACCAACCATGTCTTATTCTGATGCAGATTGAGGTGTCAACCGTTATTTCCCAGGCAGGAGTGACTCTAAGCAGCCTGGTATCAAGGACCCAAGACCTAGTGTCTAAACTTAAG
This window harbors:
- the nr5a5 gene encoding nuclear receptor subfamily 5, group A, member 5; translated protein: MDLPNYHPQQSQPLVHQPVNYPDDVLTLEGSSTSQESKTEADSRPEPEESCPVCGDKVSGYHYGLLTCESCKGFFKRSVQNNKHYTCSEQQSCPMNLSQRKRCPSCRFQKCLAVGMKKEAVRADRMRGGRNKFGPLYRRDRQMKQQKVYHQPNTAPYRIKMETTQTYCPQALNDPHLVSSHTSDPLSSDAFHQSHLYPSGMGHSGEPLPLDCTMNTDRVLTPPSLPYPGLYHCTFPGYPQDKGEMPFSCSQAPTNYPSRSILHSSFTPRSTPASSPCSASSSSILFSQAPTTTQTDPSSATHTLDFLSQLLEGEPDEAQLCAKVLASLQREQASRGKHDRLNTFSIMCKMADQTLFGLVEWARNSALFKELKVEDQMVLLQSCWSELLVLDHLCRQVAFGKEGCIYLVTGQQIEVSTVISQAGVTLSSLVSRTQDLVSKLKALQLDRHEFVCLKYLVLFNPDVKSVQGRRQVEQTQERVNRALMEHTQRTHPGHSDKFGQLLLRLPEVRSISLQVEDYLYQRHLLGDLPCNSLLTEMLHTKHN
- the soul5 gene encoding heme-binding protein 2, which codes for MMIALAGLVGFLLILTADARVGNSSQSEFCTETEQCLLYDLICENNYEVRHYDSVKWVSTNVDHLFMDLAMMKAFRRLFNYIMGENEAGIKIQMTAPVVMRVPDKKMLFERSNYTVSFLLPAEHQTNPPSPTDDDVFINDTPDMKVYVLSYGGWMMSWTDQVKTKELIGMLDKHQAKYVQGFHYAAGYNSPMKLLNRHNEVWVLVEGDPVCK